In Perca fluviatilis chromosome 18, GENO_Pfluv_1.0, whole genome shotgun sequence, one genomic interval encodes:
- the flrt2 gene encoding leucine-rich repeat transmembrane protein FLRT2, with the protein MEFLAGPWNKDWASFLQFWLTVILSLQMQFSPGASCPDECRCDKPFVYCNERSLTSVPLGIQEGFKVLFLHNNQINNAGFPVELHNVATVETVYLYGNQLDEFPINLPKNTRVLHLQENNIQTISKAALAQLTQLEELHLDDNSISTVGVEEGAFREAVSLKLLFLTKNHLSSVPIGLPEDLKELRLDENRIAHIAEEAFQNVTRLQRLLLDGNLLTDEGIAPGTFQELATLRELALARNSLTFPPPLLPSQSLVRLSLQENQIDQIPVAAFADLNRLEKLDVSSNQLQTLTQGVFDGLSSLKHLMVRNNPWRCDCAVKWVVVWLKSLPASVNARGFVCLSPDAVRGMAIRELTLDIIECPVDADQPPWPTLRSTPPPPPTTTAIATTISSTPIATSIPYFFDSPSPPLPPIHNNPPGPLPPYEDPLQISFHVVNSTSIEVSWASYFTVTAYKVTWVKRGQSQINEGMRERTVSGDRRHTSLTNLEPRSVYRICVHVLDTLNSYRPGEDTICSEARTKAVVSTKAPGEQAPRESINSTLLMAAIIGGAVLIILLTLLSLFCWHMHRKSRSSSTKWKYNRGRRKDDYGEAGTKKDNSILEMTETSFQIVALNNEQLLKGDFRIQPIYTPNGGIGFRDCHLSNNSIAYCKSSNVPSTEFCHT; encoded by the coding sequence aTGGAGTTTCTGGCTGGACCTTGGAATAAAGATTGGGCTTCATTCTTGCAATTTTGGTTGACTGTTATCCTAAGCCTCCAAATGCAATTCAGCCCGGGTGCCTCTTGCCCGGACGAGTGTCGCTGCGACAAACCGTTTGTGTACTGCAACGAGCGCAGCCTGACATCAGTGCCTCTGGGGATACAGGAGGGCTTCAAGGTCCTCTTCCTGCATAACAACCAGATAAACAACGCGGGCTTCCCCGTGGAGCTTCACAACGTGGCCACAGTGGAGACCGTGTATCTCTACGGGAACCAGTTGGACGAGTTCCCCATCAATCTGCCCAAAAACACCAGGGTCCTGCATCTCCAGGAGAACAACATCCAAACCATCTCCAAGGCGGCCCTGGCCCAGCTGACTCAGCTGGAGGAGCTGCACCTCGACGACAACTCCATCTCCACCGTGGGGGTGGAAGAAGGCGCCTTTAGGGAGGCGGTAAGCCTCAAACTCCTCTTCCTCACCAAGAACCACTTAAGCAGCGTTCCCATCGGCCTCCCCGAGGACCTGAAAGAGCTGCGGTTGGACGAGAACCGCATCGCTCACATCGCAGAGGAGGCCTTTCAGAACGTGACCCGCCTGCAGCGCCTCCTGCTGGACGGGAACCTGCTCACGGACGAGGGCATCGCGCCGGGGACCTTCCAGGAACTGGCGACCCTCCGCGAGCTGGCCCTGGCCCGCAACTCCCTCAccttcccccctcccctcctgccCAGCCAGTCGCTCGTCAGGCTGAGCCTGCAGGAGAACCAGATCGACCAGATTCCCGTGGCGGCCTTCGCCGACCTCAACCGGCTGGAAAAACTGGACGTCTCCAGCAACCAGCTCCAGACTCTGACGCAGGGCGTGTTCGACGGCCTGTCGAGCCTCAAGCACCTCATGGTGCGCAACAACCCCTGGCGCTGCGACTGCGCCGTGAAgtgggtggtggtgtggctCAAGTCCTTGCCCGCCTCCGTCAACGCGCGAGGGTTCGTGTGCCTGAGCCCGGACGCGGTGCGCGGCATGGCGATCCGAGAGCTCACGCTGGATATCATAGAGTGCCCGGTCGACGCCGACCAGCCGCCCTGGCCCACCCTCCGCTCCACGCCCCCTCCCCCGCCCACAACCACCGCCATCGCCACCACGATCTCCTCCACCCCCATCGCCACATCCATCCCGTACTTCTTTgactccccctcccctcccttacCCCCGATCCATAACAACCCCCCTGGGCCCCTGCCTCCTTACGAGGACCCCCTTCAGATCTCCTTCCACGTGGTCAACTCCACCAGCATCGAGGTGAGCTGGGCTTCCTATTTCACCGTCACGGCCTACAAGGTCACTTGGGTCAAAAGGGGCCAAAGCCAAATAAACGAAGGGATGCGGGAGAGGACGGTGAGCGGGGACCGGCGGCACACTAGCCTAACCAACCTGGAGCCCCGATCTGTGTACCGGATCTGCGTGCACGTGCTGGACACCCTCAACTCCTACAGGCCCGGAGAGGATACCATATGCTCCGAGGCCAGGACCAAAGCCGTTGTGTCTACCAAGGCCCCCGGTGAGCAAGCGCCACGGGAGAGCATCAACTCCACGCTGCTCATGGCCGCGATCATAGGCGGGGCGGTGCTCATCATCCTGCTGACGCTGCTCAGCCTGTTCTGCTGGCACATGCACAGGAAGAGCCGGTCGTCTTCGACCAAGTGGAAATACAACCGGGGCAGGAGAAAAGACGACTACGGCGAGGCCGGAACCAAGAAGGATAACTCCATTCTGGAGATGACCGAGACCAGTTTCCAGATAGTGGCGCTGAACAATGAGCAGCTGCTCAAGGGAGATTTCCGCATTCAGCCCATCTACACGCCCAACGGGGGCATCGGATTTAGAGACTGTCACCTCAGTAACAACAGCATAGCCTACTGCAAGAGCAGCAACGTGCCCAGTACAGAGTTCTGCCACACGTGA